In Vigna angularis cultivar LongXiaoDou No.4 chromosome 8, ASM1680809v1, whole genome shotgun sequence, the DNA window AAAACGACTAACACATTGAATATTCATAAGACTCCAACAACTAATCAATAACTACCTATAAGATTCTAACAACTAATACATTAACTATCCATAAGACTCTAACTATTAATTCATTTAAGTTTATtccaaacacaacaaaaattcacTAGTGCAGCGAAGAGCAACGACCGCGGTTGTTTTTTATTATACGTCGTGGTTTTAGAACCGCAGCATATACGGGCAAGGTAAAAAGTCTGGGACTTTAGGTCGCGGTTACAACCGCGGTAATAACCTAGGGATATGACAGCGGTTCTTTCTTGAACCGCGACCAAAACCccttttttctaaaaaaaaaattcgtgTAACCTTTGGCCACGATTCCAACCGCGGTAATAACGTGGAGATATGACAACGGTTCATGCTGGAATCGCAGCcaaaacccttttttttatCGTCTAACCTTTCTACCTCGGTTTTGGCCCCAACCGCGGCCTATTCTCctgcaatttttttaaatagcaGGTTTATTTTTGTGATATCAACTATCACAAAAACAGGCCTGCAtatcaaacaatatcataaCAACACAGATTCAACACAATAGTCAATATTTACATCACATAATGTACAAagtctaataactataaatcaatatgttctaatgtattttaaatctaataactatgaattattatataatctaactaAATGTTTTGCAATTGCATTCCTCAGGAATGTAAGTGGCTTCTCAGGAATTGGAGTAgaagtcttgaatctctgcacaaggcaaatgttattaattagtgtatgaaTTCCAAATGTTggagaaaatcaaaattcattaaatttaaatattactgTTTCCAGCCTCTTGTGATATGGGCACCAATAATgtgggtcatccaatacattacatagtatccacactcatatgaaccattttgtctgttacactacaatataccATCACAATTGTAAATAGttagtgaaaatcattaaaacaaaacaattataagaaagtattgctttagcatatgtcaaaccttgagagcaaTCCATGCAAGCTTTCTATTGCTAGCAATTGATCTCTCAACCAACATCATACTTGTTGAAAtagaactatatataaaaaaaaaggttttagcattcatttatataacaaagaaagtccaaacattgaggttttTACCAATCAACTGCTTGTCTGAGATgtttgggaggagacttgtgcaatgagcagaaccacaaagcatagctCTCCTATACAAAAATAACAAGTAGCTGCCAgtggcgcctgaaattcataataacttaattattatatattaaaatcacatatggaactttattatgttaacaaagttcacttacccaGATATATAAGGAATAAAAAGTATGTTCTTCTCACTTGCAAATCTTCTTGTGAGATATGTTGCAatctcatcaaaatcatttgtttCGTGAATGACATGGGGATCAATGAACCCATAGACATCATTGTACCCCAAGTTGTTACtgacaccaaacatatacctgaaatcaaaaattaccTTTGATTTAagtatacttgatatataaattaattttatataaataattgctcatagacttacatcatccatagctgaactaatgtaatattcaactcttctgttcccgacgcaagctctTTGATATCTTGGCTATGCtggtatattgggacctcagagcctctcccaaatacattagcatcatattcaacctccaaaggcttatcTCCAATGATGTCAGCAAGTTGCTGCAATGCACCAAGAGGATCGTCCTCAGATAAACGAATCTTCTCCTATGCATGCGTCTGTCGTTACATGGaaaaataagataagttttgacattaataacatgtaaactttaaaattgagaagtgtaaagtaGAATTCCATACCGGGGGGTCAGAAACCGAACCAACCAAGTGTTTAGGCCAAGCGATAAAAGATTAGAATGTTTGTGCCATAGTGAAAATCTCATTTGTGAGCAGAGGAATTGAGGCATCTAGTATGATAATGTCGTCTACTAAGACCTTCAGCTCATCCTCTGATAGCTTGATACCATGAACAACAGTCGCTGCCTGAAACACTGTTCCACAAGCTACCAGCATCGTCCCGGTACcatctaaaatgtatagcagacatggactaccatcgtccatgtcatccccTAGGACGGCTGGtgctgaacaacttcctttcccgcttctccctgtcagagtaaatgttagattgTACAAAACATAGAAATTATtgaacataaatgtttattaatgtTACCTGTGGGAGGCACAACATGTTCCTGTTCCTATACAGGAGATGGCATCGGGCGCATGCCATAACTCTCAAACTACTGTTGGAACTGGTGCATAACTTTGTCAGTCACTTCTGTAGTGACCTCATTATACAATTCCTCCCTAAGCTCTGTCCTAAGCTCCGTCCTAAGCTCCTCCCTAAGGTCTCCTCGAAGCTTTTTTGTGATTTCTTGTGTCAGCCTTTGTTCTTGTGCTTCGCTGTATGCATATGAAGTCTGACAAGAAGaactcccaaaataatctcaaatGCCTACTCCACTTCCAACAGCACGCACACATCCAGGGTGCTCAGGTTGTCCAATTGTAGTGGTAAGAATATGTTGGCGACCCTTTGgagtgaattgaccttgggagctctactcaaccaaggagtcttgtaacataacaaaacaccattattcttaaaaaagttcaaggtagtatgtataatgaaattcttattattttaggaacagtgataacttacaattctttcagatatttcCCGTGTAGTGTCAGAAGAGTAGGCACCCGATGATCTTAAACGagccaacttccatttctcatgccgagaaggtggagaaggaggctggGGGTACCACCCTCAGATGATGGTCTAGCTTCTGCCTTTTGCTTGAagattttctcctcaagcttcctatacccaccacgagataataggtgagggtttttattttgagcacttattccttgtgctttgcttctttttACCTGTCacatatgtttaattaattagttcatttgatatatatttgttaatgaggaattaaataatatcaattatacTAACCTTCCATTCCTCTGATGTCTGACTTTGTACAAAGAGGCGtcaagtctcctcatcaatggcCTTATATGTTTTACATGGAGACTTATTTTTTTGGCTTCCAAATACATATCTCGGGGTCAACTTACTCTTAAAACCCCGGAAGTTTTCAGCAACAATtgataaacaattatttttaagtgtagtgacatttggaatgtcaaatgtcatctgaaataaacataataaagttgtatcagtacaaaattatcaatataaacaaactataattcaaatgatattaattaacttaccaACATATCGTTCCATATAATGTTCCGATCAACCTCGGACACATGGTCAAAAGATGGAATAAGAATATTAATCTTATCACGCGCCACTACTAcaaggtatgatcggaagtcatctgcatTTGGACTAGATGCCACACCCGTGATCACATTAACATTCACGGGTATTCTTTCCCCACTATTTTTTTTGACCAAAAGTtgtttcattttggtgggtccTCTAGTAGGTCTGGATGGGGGAGCCTTATCCCCTGATGAATGTGGATGGTCAGCCATATATCTGCcataataaataacaacatgtaatattaataaaatataatttaacaaaacatgtaatagtagTCATaggaaatattaataaaatacttatgtaatattaataaaaaaaacttatatacaCTAATTTGAAATTCgtacataaagatatggattcatcatatatatatatatattccctcattATGATCTGACTGAATTGCATGTACATCGTCAACTAGAGGTTGGTCATCCAAATTTGTcgtagtttgaaatgaatggttgtcaaCAATATAAGTATTAATcagattgtcttcgttaacttcaattttttttttgccttgaagagcaacataccaatggttaGATGCAgaatctttgacataaaaaacctgagatgcttgatgtaccatgataaacggttTGTCTCGATAACCCACCTTTGGAAAATCAACTAGTGTCATACCCgattcatctattttcacaccactcttattgtcaaactACTTACATTTGaacaatggaacaaaaaacttggtgtaatcaacctcccatatctcttctattataccataatatctcattgattcAAGTACAAgagattgatcttttgatgtggaaaattgaagcgactcagcttctaaactgactccactattttgtattgtgcttttatcatccaaagtcttcgtatagaatgtgcaattattgacttcataaccTATACAACATacgacatcaaactttaaaccatttgcaagccacaacaaagtctgagaagaatgtggctctttgtcaatTTCATATTTGAACCAAggcataaatgttttgttatgctccatcaactgccatttctctTATTGTCTTGGATTTATATTCTTCacaatggctttgtgtgcttgcaaaaaagggatcacctcatctgtgttgttcaatatataaagatgtgcttgcaacaattcttcgTGATCCTTTGTCACCGCATTCACACCTCgaatgcttttacttgtagaactTTTATTCATCCATAatgtgcgaggaactcctattggatttGCTGATGTCATGTAGtctgaacaaaactcgatactttcttcagcaatatacctttcaatcattgaaccttcgAGACGATATGGACttttaacgtaccctttcaaaatcttcatataacgcttaataggatacatccatcttaagtataccgatccgcacaacttgatttctctaaccaaatgaacaagtaaatgtaccatgatgtcaaaaaaagatggagggaaaaacatctctagttgacacaagatgataacaatcccgccttgaagttcatctaattTTTTAGGATCGATGGCTTTATTACAAATTGATGAGGAAAATGAACACAAATTGTTTATGGTCTGCCTAatatttttgggcaaaattccacaaatagccaccggtaacaattgttgcattaagacgtgacaatcgtgagacttcatgccaacaagctttaaaTCCTGCATcgacactaaactcttcatatttgaagagtatccttgtggtactttgatactctttaaacaaaggcaaaaatttatcttttcttgtctagacattgtgtaacaAGCAGgaggcaaataagtacgtttaccaatctccctaggtgccaactcttcttggatattcatgtcaaccaaatccaaacgagcattcactccatcttttgtctttccctaaatgttgagtagtgtaccaatcaagctatcacacacattcttctctacatgcatcacatctatgcaatgtctaacatctaattTTGACCAGTATGGAAGAtcaaaaaatattgatttcttcttccaaggggtcgttacagatgacttcttggatgttttcccaaatacatgatgtattttattaactttttcaagaatttgaaggccagtaagtggatttggtgcttcgtccctctcttgatatccattgaatgctttttttaaccttcgatatggatgattacattttagaaatctccgatgatgcagatacaccgtctttcttccgtgtttcaattgatgagctgcagtgttttcttcacatataggacatgctttatgacccttgacactgtatcttgacaaattaccataagctagaaagtcattaatggtgcaaaataacattgcacgcatcaCAAAAGTTTCATAagcgaatgcatcaaatatttcaccCCATccacccacaacaacttcaagtcttcaactagtggtcttagataaacatctatgtcattttcaggctgctttggaccagatatcatcatagacaacatcatatacttccttttcatgcacaatgcaggagataagttttaaattatcaatataattggccaacaactgtgattggtacttagaTTACTAAATGGGTTCGTTCCATCAGTGGGTAAaccaagcctaagatttctacactctttaacAATTCTgtgaaactcttatcagtccatccattagtcgccttcaaattcatgagccttaacatcgctgacaaacgtgtgaacttagttgaaccgacatacaaaggtaTTTCCGTatcagtcgacatcgtctcatacacatgagctttggcaaaattttctacgccaacatcgcggatcatgtcctctaatttgtcttcatccggtcgatcttcttccatggtggaatcaataacattttcagTTTGAGAGTCAGTCAGAAATTGcatttcttcgccgtgccatatctatgttgtatagcatcttagaaaaccatcatagataagatgttctctaatttgggttgcgttcaactttctcgcattcaaacagttcacataAGGACATCtcaacttcacttcatcatcacttctaccCTCATTACATTgtgcaaattgtataaattcctctacccCTCTCCCATACTCAGCACTAaggcgtggtaaattaatccaatttcgatccatacgtaaatattctacaaaattacaatcatacaattatacaatatattcaacatacaataaattcaatcatacaatcaattcaattatacaatcaaacaattaataaacattcaaattatcaattcaaacattcaatcatacataattattcatattcaacacacaaaaaattaaaaaattaacaaaatgaaaattaataaacagaataatacaatcatacaatcaaacaattaataagcattcaaattatcaattcaaacacTCAATCATACAATATTGTTCATATTCAacctacaaaaaattaaaaatgcacaaaatgaaaattattaaacagAATAATACGAACCTGGGAGCGTGAAAAACCacacaataaagaaaaaacacaatacCTACAAAACAATACAATAAAACGTAAGTTTGATAATCCGAATCAATAAACAAATGTATCAAACCAAcccaaaaactaaaaagaacGAAAAAACTACGGCGACCAAAGCCAAATTTGATCGGATACAAACGTAGATGATGAAAAATGAGGAAGGAAGTCCTTCTACATTAACGGTGGCGGCGCAACAGTGGCGGAAGAACGAATGGAGGAAGATCGCGGCGGCAAGAACGTCGTTGCAGAGAAAATGGCTAGAGGGGACGAAACTGTTCGAGGAAGACGAAATTGTTCActctgtaatattttttttaacctaatcAAATGTTACTACCGCGGTTCATTGGAAAACTACGGTAATAGAGGGGATACAGCCTCGGTTACCAACATAATCGAGGCCTAttctcttaaaataaaaatttaaaattgttctgaaatggaaattttgaaatttttttcaacctttatgccgcggttccctGCCCAACTGAGGCCtattatcttaaatatttaaaatatgttcaGATCAGGGAATAGGCCGCGGTTCTGGGGGGAACCGCGGTCTATTCCCTGTCGGTCTGacttcaaaatttatttcaggacTGCTTTGGCGGGAATTTCAGAATTTTTGCAGGGAATAGACCGCGGTTCCCCCCAGAACCGCGACCTATTCCCTGACtgtctgatttcaaatttatttcagaCTGACATAGGTGGGAATGTCAGAATTTTACAGGGACAATAAACCGCGGTTCTGGGGGGAACCGCGGTCTATTCCCTGACtgtctgattttaaatttatttcagacTGACTTAGGTGGGAATGTCATAATTTTGCAGGGACAATAGACCACGGGTCGCCCCaaaaccgaggcctattccctGTGTGTCTGATTTCAAACTGACTTGGGTGGGATGTCAGAATTTGGCAGGAACTATAGGTCGCGATTCCTTGGAGAGCCGCGGCGTAAGGGTGTATACGGCTGCGGTTCTGTTGCAATCGAGGCCTATACTGTcgatataatttcaaaaatgccaccgcgcaATATTATGCTTCGGGTTCTGGTTAACCAATGTATAATGTGTGCGGTAATAGATCAATTATTTACTAGTGATTATGTATATAAGACTTATAATTTTGggctttgattttttttatttgtttttgttttcctaAACTTTGGTAGTATTTTCTAGACTAGATCAGATAAAAGTTGTTTCCATCAACAAAACGACAAGGAccaaacttataaatacaagaaACATTCGGGTATGTTTACCCAACTATACAACAACACATTATACGATGATGAATATATGAAAAGAATACGAAtaaggaaataaataattagaagcCGCCAAACCAACTAAAAAGCTAAATAAAACCTTCATActagatcaaataaaaatattagagaaTAATCACATACCAGATAGCTATCATTTTCAAAACCAGACAATAAGTTCTGTTCAACTAATCAGATTGGGAAGCTACacattaattatatgaaaaaacttTCATCCATATACATCTCTATAAAAGcttaaattttaatctaaaaaaatgatttttttaaactgGTTCCtaattatatttgatttcttaaaaaaaaaacttgaatttaGTCTTAGATCGGAAGTTAAAAAggcataaatttttttattaaacatgttaaaaaatatataactaaaatttaaatagagaCTTAAACAACAATGtttcatttttaagtttaaaaatcatttattgggaagaaaaaagaaatgccttgttgaaatttataatatgaaatcaGATTATTATCATAAGATGATCTTACGCTGGACGGCAGTGAAAGTCAATGCATAGCATATCCAAAGTTCAAACAATACAAAATGataaagtgaagaaatttgCAAGAAGTAACACATATTTCATTTACACATGGTTATGCCTCGTACTTGTTTTCTACTcttaagataaaatttagtATCATCTGATTTTGGTACATCAGTTCTAAAAAAGTCTAGGTTCCAACTTTTGGGGGTTTTTGAaccaaatgaaacaaaaatagagTTCTAATTGAAGAGCATTTTAATATCTAGAACCTTGATGAATTTTCTAAACCTAATCTCTAAATATTATGGAACACAAGTACTGCATGCCTGCTGTCATTGGAAACAAAATCTAGAAACGTAACCTTCGTACATATACTTTCATAATCACCACATATTCAGAtacaaattaataatgaaaacacGTGTTAAAATATAAGTGTACAAAATTAGGATAGCATAGCATTCTTCTTTACGTTACTTTCTTTctgtctttcttttttttggCAAATTGATAAGCACTGttacttaacaaaatttaaaaagatttcaataatattataataaatgagaGAATGAATAATTGATGAGTAAGAATCTCTCCCATGTATTTAAAAAGGTTGATTAATGTTAAACACCATCATATCTTTAATCTTGaagcatataattttatttatacaatatatTCTTGAGAATCCAGTATGAGTAATCCCACATTGATTACTATAAAGCGtaattatttctataaaattttGACTTCTGTATATTAATATTGTATCTCATCCGACAATCCCTCAAAATACTTGCCAAACATGaacttcaattttaatttatttcatgtcCTAAGAGAAAATTAGGTCGTTTAGGTAGCATATTAATCATCCCTGGATTCAACAATAAGAAATTGCATGCACATGTTGAGCTAGCGTGTCTAAATAATGAAACGCATACGTATTTTTCACAAATACACgtattttattaatgttgatGACTTCCGACGCTTATAAATACCTCATTCTCAGCATTGTTTACTAATTAGACagcaaattaaagaaagcacaTTACACAATGTCAACTTCTCTGCATGAAAACTCTTCAATCTGGTTTTTCCTTCCAATCGCTACCTTAATCATCTTCGTTTTACGGACTGTCATCAAATGCAGTCATAATTTCAATTCTGCAATGGCCAGAAAAACCTTACCACCATCTCCTCCAAAGCTTCCAATAATAGGAAATCTCCACCAACTTGGCACTCTCACTCACCGCACTCTCCATTCCTTTGCCCAAACCTATGGCCCTTTAATGTTACTTCACTTTGGAAAGGTGCCAGTTCTTGTTGTCTCAACGGCCGAGGCAGCTCGTGAGGTTATGAAAACCCATGACCTTGTTTTCTCCAATAGACCACATCGTAAGATGTTTGATATCTTCTTGTACGATTCCAAAAATGTGGCATCTGCTCCATATGGCAACTACTGGAGGCAGATAAGGAGTATCGCTGTCTTGCATCTTCTCAGTGCAAAAAAGGTTCAATCCTTCGGTGCAGTGAGAGAAGAGGAAATCTCCATAATGATGGATAAGATTAAGCAGTGTTGTTGTTCTGTAACGCCTGTGAATTTAACTGATTTATTTTCTACGGTCACAAATGACATAGTGTGCAGAGCTGCTCTCGGAAGGAGATACAGCAGAAGAGAAGGGAGTAAGTTTTGGGAGCCAATGAATGAGATGATGAAGCTGTTGGGTGCTCCAGTTATAGGGGATTGTATACCTTGGCTTGATTGGGTGGGAAGAGTTAATGGAATGTATGGTAGGGCAAAGAGATTGGCTAAACAGCTTGATGAATTTTTTGATGAAGTTGTTGATGAGCATGTAAGTAGAAGAGGGTATGATGTgcatggtgatgatgatgatgacgatgaacAGAATGATTTGGTGGACATTTTGCTGAGGATCCAAAAGAAAAACGCCTTGGGGTTCCAGATTGATAAAACAATCATGAAGGCTATAATCCAGGTACGCAAGATTAATACAATGTGGTATCTATCTGCATAAGTTCTTAATATACAACCACTCTATATTTCTAACTTCATaaaatctttacttttcttAAACATCATTTAGTTCAATCCTTAATATCAAAGATGATGTGAGAAAAGTCTTAAGATAAGCCGCCGGAAGTTTACATATCTTAAACATTAATCCAGAggtttattcattaattttgtatttgcaaCATTCATACAATATTAGAAATAACATCTTTAATTGGTGAATTCATTTTGTTGAATATGTCCTTCATGGAATTTGAAGGTAGACAGGGAAATTGACAGTTGATGGGAATTTGTTTCAGGATATGTTTGCCGGAGGCACTGAAACTGGCTCCACAAGCCTAGGATGGATAATGACAGAACTCTTGAGGCACCCAAATGTGATGCAGAAGCTAAAAGATGAGATAAGGAATGTGGTTAATGGTAGAACTCGCATAACTGATGAAGATTTAAACAGCATGCCTTATTTGAAAGCAGTGATTAAAGAAAGTTTTCGATTACATCCCCCAGCTCCCTTGTTGCTTCCAAGGGAATCCATGGATGATGCCAAAGTGATGGACTATGACATTGCAGCAGGCACACAAGTAATAGTTAATGCTTGGGCAATAGCAAGAGATCCTTGTTATTGGGAAAAACCTGAAGAGTTTGAAGCAGAGAGATTCTTAAAGAGTTCAATAGATGTGAAAGGACATGATTTTGAAGTGATACCATTTGGAGCAGGAAGAAGAGGTTGTCCAGCAATGATGTTTGCCATGAATATGATTGAGCTGGTCATAGCAAACCTTGTTCATCAGTTTAATTGGGAAGTGCCAGGTGGAGTAATGGGTGATCAGACACTGGACATGGCTGAATATGCAGGGTTGACATGTGGTAGAAAATTTCCTCTCATAGCATTTGCCTCTTACCAGGCATAAGTTGATGTTAAAGATAAACATagtaacttaaaagaaaaataagagactATATTCTCAACATTCATAGTAAAATCTAGGGTTATAATAGGTTGGTTTGTCTacttattgttattttgttattgcAACTATTTGTTGACGTCAATTTCTACATGTAAATCATATGTATGCAATTGGTAAACCTGTACAATGTACGTTATTTTTctaactatatttaatatttaataataaaaaatattgtgtaaaattgattaactttatatattatattttgaattaaatgaataaaaaattatcaaaatattatatatatgtataaatttgaataattattgaatatttttataatggTTAACTAAATAATGTAATgggttaagtttaaaataaattaaacaaattattggaagtctcacatcgactagaaataaggccacattataatatataaatagatatgcAAATCTTACCATACAAATCAGTTTTATAaagttgagttaaatttaaaaatcactttct includes these proteins:
- the LOC108344144 gene encoding cytochrome P450 736A117, encoding MSTSLHENSSIWFFLPIATLIIFVLRTVIKCSHNFNSAMARKTLPPSPPKLPIIGNLHQLGTLTHRTLHSFAQTYGPLMLLHFGKVPVLVVSTAEAAREVMKTHDLVFSNRPHRKMFDIFLYDSKNVASAPYGNYWRQIRSIAVLHLLSAKKVQSFGAVREEEISIMMDKIKQCCCSVTPVNLTDLFSTVTNDIVCRAALGRRYSRREGSKFWEPMNEMMKLLGAPVIGDCIPWLDWVGRVNGMYGRAKRLAKQLDEFFDEVVDEHVSRRGYDVHGDDDDDDEQNDLVDILLRIQKKNALGFQIDKTIMKAIIQDMFAGGTETGSTSLGWIMTELLRHPNVMQKLKDEIRNVVNGRTRITDEDLNSMPYLKAVIKESFRLHPPAPLLLPRESMDDAKVMDYDIAAGTQVIVNAWAIARDPCYWEKPEEFEAERFLKSSIDVKGHDFEVIPFGAGRRGCPAMMFAMNMIELVIANLVHQFNWEVPGGVMGDQTLDMAEYAGLTCGRKFPLIAFASYQA